The genomic segment GCTCGCCGACGGCGATGCCACCGTGAGCCAGCTCGCCGAGCCGTACCGGATCTCGTTGCAGGCGATCTACAAGCACCTGCGGGTGCTGGAGGACGCCGGGCTGGTCAGCCGACCGCGCGGCCCGCAACCCCGATCGGTGCGGCTGGAGATCGAGGCCCTGGACCTGCTGGACACCTGGATCGAGCGGCACCGGGTGCGGGTCGAACAGCGCTACCAGCGCCTGGACGCGGTCCTGGCGCAGATGGGGGGAGACGACGATGAGCCAGCTCACCGAGGCGAGGATCGAGGCGGACCGCCGGCTGCCGATCGTCCGGGTCACGCGTGACTTCGGCGCGACGCCGGCGCAACTGCTGCGCGCGCACACCGACCCGGGGCTGTTCGTGCGGTGGGTCGGGCCGGATGCGCTGACCACCCGGATCGACCACTGGGACGCGCGCACCGGCGGCAGCTGGCGCTACGTCTCGGTCGACGGCGACACCGAGCACTGGTTCCACGGCTGCTTCCACGAGGTCGGCCCGGCGCGTCTGGTGCAGACCTTCACGTACGAGGGGGCGCCGGAGGGTGTCGCGCTGGAGACGATGTGGTTCGAGGAACTCGGCGGTGGCCGCACCCG from the Actinocatenispora thailandica genome contains:
- a CDS encoding ArsR/SmtB family transcription factor, yielding MDTLTRAFAALADPTRRDMVSRLADGDATVSQLAEPYRISLQAIYKHLRVLEDAGLVSRPRGPQPRSVRLEIEALDLLDTWIERHRVRVEQRYQRLDAVLAQMGGDDDEPAHRGEDRGGPPAADRPGHA
- a CDS encoding SRPBCC domain-containing protein is translated as MSQLTEARIEADRRLPIVRVTRDFGATPAQLLRAHTDPGLFVRWVGPDALTTRIDHWDARTGGSWRYVSVDGDTEHWFHGCFHEVGPARLVQTFTYEGAPEGVALETMWFEELGGGRTRLHTQSLVDSFEARDAILRSGMEVGIAEGYAKLERMLDDGTV